Proteins encoded in a region of the Streptomyces sp. NBC_00258 genome:
- a CDS encoding helix-turn-helix transcriptional regulator: MTDRRLWSYKEIAAHIKVQPDTVRSYRKHGLLPPPDHVESGKPYWYADTVRAWVASRPGNRGRRDG, from the coding sequence ATGACCGACCGAAGGCTCTGGTCGTACAAGGAGATCGCGGCGCACATCAAGGTGCAGCCGGACACCGTGCGGTCCTACCGCAAGCACGGGCTGCTGCCCCCGCCCGACCACGTGGAGAGCGGCAAGCCCTACTGGTACGCCGACACGGTCCGCGCCTGGGTCGCCTCGCGGCCCGGCAACAGAGGCCGCAGAGACGGCTGA